The Planococcus liqunii genome includes a region encoding these proteins:
- a CDS encoding ABC transporter ATP-binding protein → MEKPNELTGKDQWLVFKRLLKYLAPHKKMLAVAMLLLVLTVIGDVLGPVLIKTFIDDYLTPGSFPTGPVAGLALGYFFIQVSNVVISYFQLLKFQEAALKIIQQLRIDVFTKVQNLGMRYFDRTPAGSMVSRVTNDTEAIKEMFVSVLIGFVQSIFLIFGVYIAMFFLNVRLALITLLVLPILVWIMYLYRKYSSEFYQDLRERLGQLNAKLSESLQGMGMVQAFGQEARLQDEFNEINEKHWQAGKRNIKLDGLLLHPAIDLVYALALILLLSYFGVTSFTNTVEVGVLYAFVAYINRFFEPVNQVMERLSIFQQAIVSASRVFELLDEDDLAPAQDGAGGEIADGKIEFRNVSFSYDGKADVLKNISFTAMPGETVALVGHTGSGKSSIINLLMRFYEFERGDILIDGQSVKAYPGKELRSKMGLVLQDPFLFYGTIDSNIRLHNRSMPDQTVQAAAQFVQADRFINELPKGYGQQVTERGSTFSSGQRQLVAFARTMATDPKILVLDEATANIDTETEVAIQVGLERMRQGRTTIAIAHRLSTIQDAELILVLHHGEIVERGTHQELLAKRGLYHKMYLLQNGIVE, encoded by the coding sequence ATGGAAAAACCGAACGAATTGACCGGCAAAGACCAGTGGCTTGTCTTCAAACGCTTATTGAAGTATTTGGCGCCGCATAAGAAAATGCTGGCAGTCGCCATGCTCCTCTTGGTGCTGACCGTCATTGGCGATGTGCTAGGGCCGGTGCTGATCAAGACGTTTATCGACGATTACTTGACGCCCGGCTCGTTTCCAACCGGCCCGGTTGCCGGGCTCGCGCTCGGCTACTTTTTCATCCAGGTTTCCAATGTCGTCATCAGCTATTTCCAGCTGCTGAAATTCCAGGAAGCGGCATTGAAAATCATTCAGCAGCTGCGCATCGATGTTTTTACGAAAGTCCAAAATCTGGGGATGCGCTATTTCGACCGGACTCCTGCCGGCAGCATGGTGTCACGCGTCACCAATGACACCGAAGCCATCAAGGAAATGTTCGTCAGTGTACTGATCGGCTTTGTGCAAAGCATCTTTTTGATATTCGGCGTTTATATCGCGATGTTCTTCCTGAATGTCCGGCTCGCGCTCATCACCCTGCTGGTGCTGCCGATTCTTGTATGGATCATGTATTTATACCGCAAATACAGTTCGGAATTCTATCAGGATCTGCGTGAGCGGCTCGGGCAGCTGAATGCCAAATTGTCCGAATCGCTGCAGGGAATGGGCATGGTCCAGGCATTCGGACAGGAAGCACGGCTGCAGGATGAATTCAATGAAATCAACGAAAAACATTGGCAGGCGGGCAAGCGCAACATCAAATTGGACGGCTTGCTGCTGCATCCGGCGATTGACTTGGTGTATGCATTGGCACTGATCCTTTTACTCAGCTATTTTGGCGTGACATCATTTACAAATACGGTAGAAGTGGGGGTCCTGTATGCCTTTGTGGCGTACATCAACCGATTTTTTGAACCGGTCAACCAGGTCATGGAGCGGTTGTCGATTTTCCAGCAGGCCATTGTTTCAGCTTCCCGCGTTTTTGAATTGCTCGATGAAGACGATTTGGCACCGGCGCAAGACGGGGCAGGCGGCGAGATTGCTGACGGAAAAATCGAATTTCGCAATGTCAGCTTTTCGTATGACGGCAAAGCCGATGTATTGAAAAACATCAGTTTCACCGCAATGCCGGGGGAAACCGTGGCGCTTGTCGGCCATACGGGAAGCGGAAAAAGTTCCATCATCAATTTGCTGATGCGGTTTTACGAATTTGAACGAGGCGATATCCTGATTGATGGGCAGTCGGTAAAAGCATATCCGGGAAAAGAGCTGCGCAGCAAAATGGGGCTCGTGCTGCAGGACCCATTCCTGTTTTATGGCACGATTGACAGCAATATCCGATTGCACAACCGCAGCATGCCGGATCAGACAGTCCAAGCTGCAGCACAGTTCGTGCAGGCTGACCGATTTATCAACGAATTGCCAAAAGGCTACGGGCAGCAGGTGACGGAACGCGGATCCACTTTTTCAAGCGGGCAACGCCAACTCGTTGCATTTGCGCGGACAATGGCCACTGATCCGAAAATACTGGTGCTCGATGAAGCGACAGCCAACATCGATACGGAGACGGAAGTGGCAATCCAGGTCGGGCTTGAGCGGATGCGTCAAGGGCGGACGACAATCGCGATTGCGCACCGCCTCAGCACGATCCAGGATGCGGAACTGATTTTGGTGCTGCACCACGGCGAAATTGTTGAACGCGGCACCCATCAGGAATTGCTGGCGAAACGCGGACTGTATCACAAAATGTACTTGCTTCAAAACGGCATTGTAGAATAA
- a CDS encoding cytochrome c biogenesis CcdA family protein — MASDINLFLAFGAGFLSFISPCTLPLYPAFLSYITGMSIDELKNDKKVMRKRGMYHTLFFLLGFSTIFIALGFSTSFFYEWFVRYDELIRQVGAIFIVLFGLMIVGVFTPKFLMQDRKVSFKNRPSGFLGTFVIGLAFAAGWTPCTGPITAAIYALAATNPGSGVWYMVAYILGFAIPFFVLSFFVAQTGWLRRNSQKIMTVGGYVMIAVGVLLFFDGMTYLIRILSPVFGDFQGF, encoded by the coding sequence GTGGCCAGTGATATCAATTTGTTTCTCGCATTTGGTGCGGGATTTTTGAGTTTTATTTCGCCCTGTACGCTGCCGTTGTATCCGGCATTTTTATCGTATATAACCGGGATGTCGATAGATGAACTCAAAAACGACAAAAAGGTCATGCGCAAACGCGGCATGTACCACACTTTATTTTTCTTGTTAGGATTTTCAACCATTTTTATTGCACTCGGATTCAGCACTTCTTTCTTTTACGAATGGTTTGTCCGGTATGATGAACTGATCCGCCAAGTTGGCGCTATTTTTATCGTCTTGTTCGGCTTGATGATTGTCGGTGTGTTTACGCCGAAGTTCTTGATGCAAGACCGGAAAGTATCGTTTAAAAACCGTCCTTCCGGCTTCCTCGGAACATTCGTTATCGGATTGGCTTTTGCCGCAGGATGGACGCCGTGTACCGGTCCAATTACAGCAGCTATTTATGCGCTTGCTGCAACGAACCCGGGGTCTGGCGTCTGGTATATGGTCGCTTATATTCTCGGCTTTGCGATACCGTTCTTCGTCTTGTCATTCTTTGTGGCACAGACGGGATGGCTGCGCCGCAACAGCCAAAAGATCATGACTGTTGGCGGCTATGTTATGATAGCTGTCGGTGTACTTCTGTTCTTTGATGGCATGACGTACCTGATCCGTATTTTGAGCCCGGTTTTCGGCGATTTCCAAGGATTCTAA
- a CDS encoding CcdC family protein, producing the protein MFEFLEMVPPEIMLVVTTIGALGMGIMAMIVRSKSAKKPASAKKIILPPLFMSTGALMFVFPFFRVAPIQIGEALLVGALFSTVLIWSSKFEIRDGDIYLKQSKAFVFILIGLLLIRVIGKVVLSSTIDIGELGGMFWILAFGMIVPWRLAMYLQYKKLQGKLESAVPN; encoded by the coding sequence ATGTTTGAGTTTTTGGAAATGGTTCCTCCCGAAATCATGCTGGTGGTGACCACTATTGGAGCGCTCGGCATGGGGATTATGGCGATGATTGTCCGCAGCAAATCGGCTAAAAAACCGGCATCGGCTAAAAAAATCATTTTGCCTCCACTTTTTATGTCAACGGGGGCTTTGATGTTCGTATTCCCGTTTTTCCGTGTCGCGCCTATCCAGATAGGTGAAGCATTGCTCGTCGGTGCTTTGTTTTCCACGGTGCTGATTTGGTCGTCCAAGTTTGAAATCCGCGATGGCGACATTTACTTAAAGCAATCGAAAGCCTTTGTTTTTATCCTGATCGGCTTATTGCTGATCCGGGTGATCGGCAAAGTCGTGTTAAGTTCTACGATTGATATCGGGGAACTGGGCGGCATGTTCTGGATTCTGGCTTTTGGCATGATTGTTCCATGGCGTCTTGCCATGTACCTGCAGTATAAAAAATTGCAGGGAAAACTGGAAAGCGCAGTCCCTAATTGA
- a CDS encoding DUF2621 family protein — protein MALEGWFLWFILFWVVVLVGLFAIGGYFMFRKFLKSMPKKDGLSDLNWEEYYVDKTIHLWGTEEKAMLNELVQPVPDLFRPVAKQKIAGRIGQILLEEKVKKMKLEHIIRGYIIATPKRDHKFLRKKLAEMKIDISPYEQYFEK, from the coding sequence GTGGCACTTGAAGGCTGGTTTTTATGGTTTATCCTGTTCTGGGTCGTGGTATTGGTCGGCTTGTTTGCTATCGGCGGCTATTTCATGTTCCGGAAATTTTTAAAGTCGATGCCTAAAAAAGACGGCTTATCGGATTTGAACTGGGAAGAGTATTACGTGGATAAAACCATCCACTTATGGGGTACGGAAGAAAAAGCAATGCTGAACGAATTGGTGCAGCCGGTTCCAGACTTGTTCCGCCCTGTGGCTAAGCAAAAAATCGCTGGCAGAATCGGCCAGATTTTGTTGGAAGAAAAAGTGAAGAAAATGAAGCTCGAACACATTATCCGGGGATATATCATTGCGACGCCAAAACGCGACCATAAATTCCTACGGAAAAAGTTGGCGGAAATGAAAATCGACATTTCGCCGTACGAGCAATATTTCGAGAAATAA
- a CDS encoding DUF1659 domain-containing protein produces MAASEFKSASIRCTYDNGLDDKGKTKKKVKAYHNVTETAAADAIHAVAIVLTGFGTKELMFLEKQSGLNIYA; encoded by the coding sequence ATGGCAGCAAGCGAATTTAAAAGTGCAAGCATTCGGTGCACATACGACAACGGATTGGACGACAAAGGCAAGACGAAGAAAAAAGTAAAAGCGTACCACAACGTAACGGAAACAGCTGCGGCTGACGCAATCCACGCCGTAGCCATCGTGTTGACAGGCTTTGGCACGAAAGAGCTGATGTTCCTGGAAAAACAGTCCGGACTCAACATTTACGCATAA
- a CDS encoding DUF2922 domain-containing protein, whose amino-acid sequence MAKTLELIFATAAGKEVTLSVEDPRENVTSLELQAGMQTIIAQNIFEVEGSRFAAAKGARIVERNVVDYEV is encoded by the coding sequence ATGGCAAAAACATTGGAACTGATCTTTGCTACAGCAGCGGGCAAAGAAGTCACACTGTCGGTAGAGGATCCGCGCGAGAACGTCACTTCGCTTGAACTTCAGGCGGGCATGCAGACAATCATTGCACAAAACATTTTTGAAGTGGAAGGTTCACGTTTTGCTGCCGCCAAAGGCGCCCGCATCGTGGAACGCAACGTCGTCGATTACGAAGTTTAA
- a CDS encoding YvrJ family protein, with amino-acid sequence MDEWMRLIQEVGFPIFVSFYLMHRVEAKLVAIHDALVTLKLS; translated from the coding sequence ATGGATGAGTGGATGCGGTTGATCCAAGAAGTGGGCTTCCCGATTTTTGTATCTTTTTACTTGATGCACCGGGTGGAAGCGAAGCTAGTGGCGATACACGATGCACTGGTGACATTAAAGCTTTCCTGA
- a CDS encoding SCO family protein, with protein MRHLRIALLMGLILILSACGNQSIEDFSYTDHRGEQVSLDSLKGKPWLATFVFTNCETVCPPMTFNMASIQEKLVEEGIEDYKIVAFSVDPEEDTPEKMQAYLGNFSVPDESKWHLLTGYSQEEIADYAVDNFKALVKNDPNSDQVVHGTTFYLMDAEGAVANNYDGYTDVPVDEIAGDLKELIQK; from the coding sequence ATGAGACATCTGCGAATTGCCCTCCTGATGGGGCTGATCCTGATTCTTTCAGCCTGCGGCAATCAATCAATTGAGGATTTTTCCTATACTGATCATAGAGGGGAGCAAGTTTCCCTAGATAGCTTAAAAGGGAAGCCATGGCTTGCCACTTTTGTCTTCACCAATTGTGAGACGGTCTGCCCGCCGATGACGTTTAACATGGCCAGCATTCAGGAAAAGCTTGTGGAAGAAGGCATCGAAGATTATAAAATTGTAGCGTTCAGTGTCGATCCCGAAGAAGATACACCGGAGAAAATGCAAGCGTACTTGGGCAATTTTTCCGTGCCTGATGAGTCGAAATGGCATTTGCTGACGGGGTACAGCCAAGAAGAAATTGCAGATTATGCCGTTGACAATTTCAAGGCGCTGGTCAAAAACGATCCGAACAGCGATCAAGTGGTCCACGGCACTACGTTTTATTTGATGGATGCAGAAGGGGCCGTCGCCAATAATTACGATGGCTATACGGATGTTCCGGTAGACGAGATTGCCGGCGACTTAAAAGAATTGATCCAAAAATAA
- the mscL gene encoding large conductance mechanosensitive channel protein MscL: protein MWEDFKKFALKGNVLDLAIAVVIGAAFGKIVSSLVEDIIMPAVGILLGGFSVEDWTYTFQGAELRYGIFAQSVIDFFIVAFSIFLVIRIFTKLKRKKDVPAEEEPAVLDKKEELLIEIRDLLAKEKTGL, encoded by the coding sequence ATGTGGGAAGATTTTAAGAAATTTGCTTTAAAAGGAAATGTATTGGACTTGGCGATTGCAGTCGTTATTGGAGCTGCATTCGGGAAAATCGTTTCCTCATTGGTGGAAGACATCATCATGCCGGCAGTCGGAATTTTGCTTGGCGGTTTTAGCGTGGAAGATTGGACTTATACATTCCAAGGGGCAGAGTTGCGGTACGGTATATTTGCACAATCCGTGATCGACTTTTTCATCGTTGCTTTTTCGATATTCCTTGTTATTCGCATTTTCACGAAACTGAAACGCAAAAAAGATGTGCCTGCTGAAGAAGAGCCCGCAGTGCTCGATAAAAAAGAAGAGCTGCTGATTGAAATCCGCGATTTATTAGCAAAAGAAAAAACCGGTCTATGA
- a CDS encoding lytic transglycosylase domain-containing protein: MKKKRKLKRSVRLKLWFLIILFPAVIVLTTLFVVVFHMFNPVSVANTLKEAPQQLFEIELPEENIPLYQEAADAFGIPWTLLAAHHRIETKFSTMDPLLSPVGAEGHLQFMPCTFVGWTHPTCSGKGQGEIPEKEKTDPAVIAKYGGYGLDGDGDGVADPYNLMDALYSAANYLSKNGAADGKLEKAIFQYNHSDQYVEDVLHYYHLYEEQFPDQ; encoded by the coding sequence ATGAAGAAAAAAAGAAAGCTCAAGCGGAGCGTCCGTTTGAAATTGTGGTTTTTAATTATCCTGTTTCCAGCTGTTATTGTGCTGACCACGCTGTTTGTCGTGGTTTTTCATATGTTTAATCCAGTGTCGGTCGCGAATACATTAAAAGAAGCGCCACAACAATTATTTGAAATCGAATTGCCTGAAGAAAACATTCCGCTTTATCAAGAGGCTGCAGATGCATTCGGCATTCCATGGACTTTGCTTGCTGCACATCACCGCATTGAAACGAAGTTTTCAACGATGGATCCTTTGCTTTCGCCGGTTGGGGCAGAAGGGCATCTTCAGTTTATGCCGTGCACGTTTGTCGGCTGGACCCATCCAACGTGTTCCGGAAAAGGCCAAGGCGAAATTCCGGAAAAAGAAAAGACCGATCCGGCCGTGATTGCAAAATACGGAGGATATGGACTTGACGGAGATGGAGACGGAGTGGCCGATCCGTATAATTTGATGGATGCCCTGTACAGTGCGGCAAATTACTTGTCGAAGAACGGGGCAGCTGACGGGAAACTGGAGAAAGCTATTTTCCAGTATAACCACAGCGACCAATACGTAGAAGACGTTTTGCATTATTACCATCTGTATGAAGAGCAATTTCCGGACCAATAA